CAAGCGGGTTTTGCCTGTCGTGAAAATGGTTGGGAGTTTTGCGAGGGCTGGTTCTACCGCCGAGCACGCGTAGCCTAAAGTCAGATCCCTATACTAGCCTGTCTATTGAGGCCTAATGCCTATTTTTGCTGTCATCTAACCACCACTGAATTTATCGTCTTTTCGGACTCGTTCCGGGATCTAGCCTTTGGCTTTAGGTTCTAAACAGTGGATTCCGGCCAACAAGCGTGCCGGAAAGACACTTGGTATCTACTATTCTATCTTCTGACCTACAGGGACGTAGGAAATGTCGATCATGCATGGAGCAATTATCGACCCGGGCTTGTTCTGGGATCCAGCTTTTACCTTGGCTGCTAAGAGTAGATTCCGGCTTAATAAGCATGCCGGAAAAACGTAAGAGAAGAATACTGGAATGACAGAAGGGAAGGACACCTGAAAGAGGGCAGGTTTCGCCTAGCTAACGCTAGGCCCTAGGTTTTAACTCGCAGCTCGAAACTCACAACCACTCTTGCTTCTTTCAACTCCCCTAGATCAAAGGTCGTTATCTCAGCGGCAGCCAGCGGAGCCTCCAGGTTAGTTTTTTTGTCCTCGTTTACTCGAAACTGCTCAGTCTGTCTTAGCTTTGATTAACCAGCATCTGCTTAATCGTCTGTTTTAACCAACGTAACTTGGGATTATGGGAATTGCGCTTATGCCACATCAAGGTAATGGGGATCTCGATTTGTTTACTGGCTGCGGCACTTAAGGGTAAAGGCCTGGTGACTAGGTTGGGATGATATTGTTTAATGTAGTCTCGGCAGTATCCTGGTGCTGTAGTCAACATGGTCTGATTGGGCTGGGCTGTCATAAACAGGGACTGCTCAAAGGACGATAGCGACAGGGCTATATTACGGCTCTGTCTGGCTTCTGCTAAAATCTCATCCAGTGCCCAGGTATCGCTTTTTTCCCAGAGTATGTTGATATGGCGATATTTTAAAAAAGTGTCCATATTCCAGCTTTCATCCAGCGCAGGATGATCATCTCTGAGATACACCAAAGGCAAGTCGGTAAACAGCACCTCATAATCAATAAAGTAGGGCAGCAAATCAAGAGTTTCAGATGAACGGGGATGACTTTCGCGACCACATAAGCCGATATCAGCCTCACCATTGATAATCGCCGATAGCGAATCATACTCCCAGTTACGGATTTTTATGTTGGAATCTGGATATTGTTGATCGATCCGTTGGGGTAATTCGGCAAGCTTAAGCATATGCAGCGGCGACTCCATCATCAGCTGAAAGCTAACCCCCTTAGGGGTCTCGCTACTGCGCTTACCAGCGATTTGACTCGCAATCTGAAACCATTCAGAAAGCTCACCTTCCATACTTAAAGCCAGCGGAGTGGCCTGTAACCCTTGTGGTGTTCGCACAAACAAGGGGTCGTCGAACCAATCTCTGAGTTTAGTCAGAG
This portion of the Shewanella violacea DSS12 genome encodes:
- the yidZ gene encoding HTH-type transcriptional regulator YidZ, producing the protein MTKSLHRLDLNLLFTMQLLLNERSVTKTAKKLSVTPSAVSKSLTKLRDWFDDPLFVRTPQGLQATPLALSMEGELSEWFQIASQIAGKRSSETPKGVSFQLMMESPLHMLKLAELPQRIDQQYPDSNIKIRNWEYDSLSAIINGEADIGLCGRESHPRSSETLDLLPYFIDYEVLFTDLPLVYLRDDHPALDESWNMDTFLKYRHINILWEKSDTWALDEILAEARQSRNIALSLSSFEQSLFMTAQPNQTMLTTAPGYCRDYIKQYHPNLVTRPLPLSAAASKQIEIPITLMWHKRNSHNPKLRWLKQTIKQMLVNQS